From the Actinopolymorpha sp. NPDC004070 genome, the window TCACGCGCACTGGCTACGCTGGACGCCATGGGTTATCCGGAGATGCGCCCCAGGCGCCTTCGTACGACGCCCGCGATGCGCCGGCTGGTCGCCGAGACCGAGGTGCCGCCACGCTCGCTGGTGCTGCCGATCTTCGTGCTGGAGGGTGCGGCCGAGCCGGTCCCGATCCCGTCCATGCCCGGTGTGGTGCAACACACCCTGGACTCTCTGCGCAAGGCGGCGGTCGAGGCCGCCGAGGCGGGGGTCGGCGGGCTGATGTTGTTCGCGGTGCCGCGGGACAAGGACGCCGTGGGCTCGGGGGCGACCGACCCCGACGGGATCCTCAACGTCGCGATCCGCGAGGTCGCCGCGGAGGTCGGTGACGCGACCGTGGTGATGGCCGACCTGTGCCTGGACGAGTTCACCGACCACGGGCACTGCGGCGTCCTCACCCCCGACGGCCGGGTGGACAACGACGCCACGCTGGTGAGGTACGGCGACATGGCCGTCGCCCAGGCCGAGGCCGGGGTCCGGGTGGTCGGGCCGAGCGGCATGATGGACGGCCAGATCGGGGCGATCCGCGCCGCCCTGGACCAGGCGGGTCACACCGACGTGAGCGCGATGGCCTACTCCGCGAAGTACGCCTCGGCGTTCTTCGGCCCGTTCCGCGAGGCGGTGCAGTCCAGCCTGGAAGGCGACCGGAACACCTACCAGCAAGACCCCGCCAACGCCACCGAGTCGATGCGGGAGGTCGCGCTCGACCTCGCCGAGGGTGCGGACATGGTGCTCGTCAAACCGGCACTGGGCTACCTCGACGTGCTCCGCCGGGTACGGGACGCGGTGGACGTTCCCGTCGCCGCGTACAACGTGTCCGGTGAGTACTCCATGGTGGAGGCGGCCGCCGCCCAGGGATGGATCGACCGCGACCGCGCGATCCTCGAGGTCCTCACCTCGATCCGCAGAGCCGGCGCCGACATCGTGCTGACGTACTGGGCGGTGGAAGCGGCCCGCCGGCTGCGCTGACCGCCCCCACGGCCCTCCGCCGCGAGCGAAGACCCGCGAGAACCCGCGAAGACCTCTGCGTGGCCCGCTGTCCGTTTCCGGACGGCGGGCCTCGTTATGTACCGAGCCCACGTTTGGCGCAGCCCCTGCGGACCACCCTGAGAAAGGAGGGGCCGCCACGGCGCCCGGTCGGGGGGGAGGTAACCAGGCGCCGCGGCGGCCGAGGAGGCTCGGCGCGCCCGGGGGGGTGAGGGCGCCGAGCCCGCTTGGGGAGCCCGGGGTGCGCGGGTCGCGCACGTCGCGGCTGTGGGCTCGGAGAAGGTGGTCTGTGCTTGGGTGCTGTCCTGTCCGCTGCTCGTTCGCTGGCTCGGGAGGGTCAGTGTGCGAGGCCGTCGTGGGTGCTGAGCGCTGTGGGGACTGGTCGACCGGTCCGCCGTGTCGGTTGCCCGCGATCCCGCCCCGATGGGCCCGACTCCGGCGATCGTCCGCGCGGGTGAACGTGGCCCGTCAACGAGCCTCCGCGCTTTCCCGACCTCCCCGGCTCACCGCCTCACCTTACGTCCCCACCCCGAGTCTTTGAAGTGTTGGCACGGTGCCGTCTCTGTCAACGATGCTGCGGGCCGGAGGTTACGCCCGACTTCTGCCGACTTTTCGACCGGTGGGATTCCGTTGGTCGCCGAACGCGATGGACTTCCTCACAAACCCACCAACCTCCGCCGGCCGGCCGACCCCCGGCCCCTGCGGGCGGTCCAGCCCGGCGAGGGACAATGACGCGGTGACCGAGCCGAGAAACCCCGCCAGGCACGGAAGTGCCGCCTCCCAGGCGTTGTTCGACCGTGCCCGCGCCGTCACTCCCGGTGGCGTCAACTCACCGGTCCGGGCGTTCCACGCCGTGGGCGGTACGCCGAGGTTCGTCACCTCCGCGCGTGGCCCCTACCTCCTGGACGCCGACGGCAACGAGTACGTCGACCTGATCGGCTCGTGGGGGCCGATGATTCTCGGCCACGCCCACCCGGAGGTGGTGGCCGCGGTCACCCGTGCCGTGTCGGCGGGCACGTCCTACGGCACGCCCACCCGCCCGGAGGTGGAGCTGGCCGAGGAGATCGTCGCCCGTACGCCGATCGAGCAGGTGAGATTCGTCTCGTCCGGCACCGAGGCCACCATGTCGGCGATCCGGCTCGCCCGCGGCGTCACCGGCCGGGCCAAGCTGGTGAAGTTCGCCGGGTGTTACCACGGTCACGTCGACGCCCTGCTGGCGTCCGCGGGCTCGGGGGTGGCGACCTTCGGGCACCCGGACTCCCCGGGCGTGACCGGTGCGCAGGCGGGCGACACCCTGGTCGTCCCGTACAACGACCGCGCGGCGGTGAGCGAGGTCTTCGCGAGGTACGGCGAGGAGATCGCGGCGATCATCACCGAGGCCGCGCCGGGCAACATGGGAGCGGTCCCACCCGAGGACGGCTTCAACGAGTTCCTGGCCGCGACCGCACACGAGCACGGTGCGCTGTTCATCTCCGACGAGGTGATGACGGGCTTTCGGGTCAGCCGTTCCGGCTGGTACGGCATCGACGGTGTGGCCGCCGACCTGGTGACGTTCGGCAAGGTGATGGGCGGCGGCTTCCCGGCCGCGGCGTTCGGCGGTAAGGCCGCCCACATGGAGCGGCTGTCCCCGGCCGGGCCGGTCTACCAGGCGGGCACGCTGGCGGGTAACCCCGTCGCCACCACGGCCGGCCTCACCACGCTGCGCCTGGCCGACGCGCAGGTCTACGCACACCTGGACAAGACCGCGGCCACCGTCGCCGGGCTGGTCGGCGAGGCGCTCACCAAGGAGGGCGTACCCCACCTGCCGCAGTTCGCCGGGAACCTCTTCAGCATCTTCTTCGTCGACCCCACCGAGGTGCCGCGGGTCCGCAACTTCGCCGACGCCCGCTCGCAGGCGCAGCACCGGCACCGCGCGTTCTTCCACGCGATGCTCGACGGCGGGGTGCACCTGCCGCCGAGCGCGTTCGAGGTGTGGTTCGTCAGCGCCGCGCACGACGAGGAGGCGCTGGAACGCATCGCCTCCGCCCTGCCGGC encodes:
- the hemL gene encoding glutamate-1-semialdehyde 2,1-aminomutase, with the translated sequence MTEPRNPARHGSAASQALFDRARAVTPGGVNSPVRAFHAVGGTPRFVTSARGPYLLDADGNEYVDLIGSWGPMILGHAHPEVVAAVTRAVSAGTSYGTPTRPEVELAEEIVARTPIEQVRFVSSGTEATMSAIRLARGVTGRAKLVKFAGCYHGHVDALLASAGSGVATFGHPDSPGVTGAQAGDTLVVPYNDRAAVSEVFARYGEEIAAIITEAAPGNMGAVPPEDGFNEFLAATAHEHGALFISDEVMTGFRVSRSGWYGIDGVAADLVTFGKVMGGGFPAAAFGGKAAHMERLSPAGPVYQAGTLAGNPVATTAGLTTLRLADAQVYAHLDKTAATVAGLVGEALTKEGVPHLPQFAGNLFSIFFVDPTEVPRVRNFADARSQAQHRHRAFFHAMLDGGVHLPPSAFEVWFVSAAHDEEALERIASALPAAARAAAAAEPDPVPPRTADPAPTADPTADPTQQERS
- the hemB gene encoding porphobilinogen synthase — translated: MGYPEMRPRRLRTTPAMRRLVAETEVPPRSLVLPIFVLEGAAEPVPIPSMPGVVQHTLDSLRKAAVEAAEAGVGGLMLFAVPRDKDAVGSGATDPDGILNVAIREVAAEVGDATVVMADLCLDEFTDHGHCGVLTPDGRVDNDATLVRYGDMAVAQAEAGVRVVGPSGMMDGQIGAIRAALDQAGHTDVSAMAYSAKYASAFFGPFREAVQSSLEGDRNTYQQDPANATESMREVALDLAEGADMVLVKPALGYLDVLRRVRDAVDVPVAAYNVSGEYSMVEAAAAQGWIDRDRAILEVLTSIRRAGADIVLTYWAVEAARRLR